From a single Rutidosis leptorrhynchoides isolate AG116_Rl617_1_P2 chromosome 5, CSIRO_AGI_Rlap_v1, whole genome shotgun sequence genomic region:
- the LOC139849790 gene encoding uncharacterized protein, translating to MLESHKEATVADRILNVNSTSIGNWDWSRTPSGRAMDELAELNNLLSSVSISDCPDSWKFSLDASSIFTTSTKSILINTLKYGTNSRNLSLPPNKYVPQKVFIFAWRVIQLKIPVRSELDKKGIDLHTVLCPLCDHRIETIDHALVNCQKVSSIWIQLLDWWNQNSTTISNINEAIISDQGFSHNPIGSSLWQDTKWIACYIIRKQRNLKVFSGKIWNPAVIIFEIQTQSFS from the coding sequence ATGTTAGAATCTCATAAAGAAGCAACTGTTGCCGATAGAATACTGAACGTTAATTCCACTTCGATCGGAAATTGGGATTGGTCCCGGACTCCTAGTGGCCGTGCAATGGATGAACTTGCGGAACTCAATAATCTATTATCTTCCGTAAGTATTTCGGATTGCCCCGACTCATGGAAATTTTCCCTTGACGCATCCAGCATCTTCACTACATCAACTAAGTCAATCCTGATCAATACGCTTAAATATGGCACCAACTCTAGAAATCTATCATTACCTCCCAACAAGTATGTCCCACAAAAGGTCTTCATATTCGCATGGAGGGTCATTCAACTAAAAATCCCTGTCAGAAGTGAACTTGATAAAAAAGGAATTGACCTTCACACCGTCTTATGTCCCTTATGCGATCACCGTATCGAAACCATTGATCATGCGTTGGTAAATTGTCAAAAAGTGTCTTCAATTTGGATACAACTACTCGATTGGTGGAATCAAAATAGCACAACAATTTCTAACATCAATGAAGCCATCATCTCCGATCAAGGCTTCTCGCATAACCCCATTGGATCTTCCTTATGGCAAGATACTAAATGGATTGCGTGCTACATTATAAGGAAACAGAGGAATCTAAAAGTTTTTTCAGGAAAAATATGGAACCCTGCAGTGATAATTTTCGAGATTCAAACTCAAAGTTTTAGCTGA
- the LOC139848265 gene encoding ribonucleoside-diphosphate reductase small chain-like, whose protein sequence is MPSIPEEPLLSPNPDRFCMFPIQYPQIWEMYKKAEASFWTAEEVDLSQDHSHWESLTDNERHFITHVLAFFASSDGIVLENLASRFMKEVQVSEARAFYGFQIAIENIHSEMYSLLLDSYIKDSTEKNNLFRAIETIPCVQKKANWAMKWIDGSDSFAERIIAFACVEGIFFSGSFCSIFWLKKRGLMPGLTYSNELISRDEGLHCDFACLLFKLLKNKVSEERVKGIVSEAVVIEREFVCDALPCALVGMNSDLMSAYIEFVADRLLVELGFDKMYNVSNPFDWMELISLQGKTNFFEKRVGEYQKASVMNGGESHVFNMDEDF, encoded by the coding sequence ATGCCTTCTATTCCCGAAGAGCCACTCCTATCCCCAAACCCCGACCGTTTCTGCATGTTCCCAATCCAATACCCCCAAATTTGGGAAATGTACAAAAAAGCCGAAGCCTCATTCTGGACCGCAGAAGAAGTCGATTTATCACAAGATCATTCCCACTGGGAATCATTAACTGACAACGAACGACATTTCATTACTCACGTTCTCGCATTCTTCGCGTCATCAGACGGCATCGTTTTAGAAAACCTAGCTTCACGTTTCATGAAAGAAGTACAAGTTTCTGAAGCACGCGCGTTTTACGGATTCCAAATCGCAATCGAAAACATTCATTCTGAAATGTATAGTTTGTTACTTGATTCGTACATCAAAGACTCTACAGAGAAGAATAACTTATTTCGCGCGATTGAAACGATACCTTGCGTTCAGAAGAAAGCGAATTGGGCGATGAAATGGATCGACGGTTCAGATTCGTTTGCTGAACGGATCATCGCGTTTGCGTGCGTTGAAGGTATATTTTTTTCTGGAAGCTTCTGTTCAATTTTCTGGTTAAAAAAACGCGGATTAATGCCTGGATTAACTTACTCGAATGAATTAATCTCACGAGACGAAGGATTACACTGCGATTTCGCGTGTTTGTTGTTTAAATTGTTGAAGAATAAAGTGAGTGAAGAACGTGTGAAAGGGATTGTAAGTGAAGCTGTTGTGATTGAACGTGAATTTGTTTGTGATGCGTTACCGTGCGCGTTAGTTGGAATGAATAGCGATTTGATGAGTGCGTATATCGAGTTTGTGGCTGATCGATTGTTGGTcgaattagggtttgataaaatGTATAATGTTTCGAATCCGTTTGATTGGATGGAACTAATTTCGTTACAGGGGAAAACTAATTTTTTTGAGAAGAGAGTTGGGGAGTATCAGAAAGCTTCTGTTATGAATGGTGGAGAGTCTCATGTTTTCAATATGGatgaagatttttag
- the LOC139847595 gene encoding mitochondrial import receptor subunit TOM20-like — protein MEMQNDFDRLLFFEHARRSAEVTYAKNPLDTENLTRWAGALLELSNFQSVQESKVMIKDAISKLDEVLAIDPKKHDALWCMGNAQTSYAFLTPAKDEAKGYFDSAYTYFQHALDEDPGNELYRKSFEVSIKAPELHSELHKQGFSQQAMGPAAASGGPSSSSSVKGPKAQKSSDLKYDIFGWVILAVTIVAWVGFSKSNVPSPPPR, from the exons ATGGAAATGCAAAACGATTTCGATCGCCTTTTATTCTTCGAACATGCTCGACGCAGTGCTGAAGTCACTTACGCCAAAAACCCTCTCGATACGGAG AATCTGACTAGATGGGCTGGGGCGTTACTCGAATTATCAAATTTTCAGAGTGTTCAGGAATCAAAAGTCATGATTAAAG ATGCTATATCGAAGTTGGATGAAGTGTTAGCGATTGATCCGAAGAAACATGATGCGTTGTGGTGTATGGGGAATGCACAAACTTCTTATGCTTTTTTGACTCCTGCTAAAGATGAAGCTAAGGGTTATTTTGATTCTGCTTATACTTACTTTCAGCATGCTCTTGATGAG gaTCCAGGGAACGAGCTTTACCGTAAATCTTTCGAAGTGTCTATAAAG GCTCCAGAACTACACTCGGAGCTCCATAAACAAGGCTTTAGTCAACAAGCTATGGGACCCGCAGCAGCTAGTGGAGGTCCTTCATCTTCTTCAAGTGTCAAG GGTCCCAAGGCACAAAAGAGTAGTGATCTGAAGTATGATATATTTGGATGGGTTATTCTTGCTGTTACTATTGTGGCTTGGGTTGGCTTCTCCAAATCGAATGTACCTTCACCACCGCCTCGATAA